Proteins encoded together in one Rhizobacter sp. J219 window:
- a CDS encoding VOC family protein, producing the protein MVSKNTICLWYDGTAEEAARFYAKTFPDSSVGAVHRAPGDYPDGKQGDVLTVDFTVMGIPCLGLNGGPAFKHTEAFSFQVATDDQAETDRLWNAIVQNGGEESACGWCKDKWGLSWQITPRVLIEAISDPDPAAAKRAFNAMMEMRKIDIAKIEAARRG; encoded by the coding sequence ATGGTGAGCAAGAACACGATCTGTCTCTGGTACGACGGCACGGCCGAAGAGGCTGCGCGCTTCTACGCCAAGACATTTCCTGACAGCTCGGTGGGTGCCGTCCACCGCGCGCCGGGTGACTACCCCGACGGCAAGCAGGGCGACGTGCTGACGGTCGACTTCACCGTGATGGGCATTCCCTGCCTCGGCCTCAACGGCGGCCCGGCGTTCAAGCACACCGAGGCTTTCTCCTTCCAGGTCGCCACCGACGACCAGGCTGAGACCGACCGCCTGTGGAACGCGATCGTGCAGAACGGCGGCGAAGAAAGCGCCTGTGGCTGGTGCAAGGACAAATGGGGCCTGTCATGGCAGATCACCCCGCGTGTGCTGATCGAGGCAATCTCCGACCCCGACCCGGCCGCGGCCAAGCGCGCCTTCAACGCGATGATGGAGATGCGCAAGATCGACATCGCCAAGATCGAGGCGGCACGCCGGGGTTGA
- a CDS encoding ATP-binding protein, whose amino-acid sequence MTLQRRLLVYVLVCAPLVWAVAFAVSFDRARSEVDELFDTQLMRMVRQVHALLPPDGDATRISFAALPTAPDAGTADSGAADLRDLTIAVWDRSGRRVLDRDGIAMPYRPGHSGFVDETIGPDAWRVYYLPAGEWLVAAGQRHHERDELVIDVTLSQLLPWLLMLPVLVLALAWAVRRALAPMQGLVRQLSRRDADDLTPIGSNGQPGELQPLLAAMNGLFARVADVLARERRFTGDAAHELRTPLAALRAQWDVVRRAAPGPARAQAEARLAAGLDRMDRLVAQLLMLSRVESLRSAGVPAADEVNWRAVVEEAVVDCLPLAERRHVEISCDWPADETHALPMLGSTALLTVMLRNLLDNAVRYATPHTTVKMTIAEMALSIENASTALAPDHLARLGERFHRPEGQAEPGSGLGISIAQRIATLHGLTLSFGPKADGTGFCATARFGTAAKPPTQG is encoded by the coding sequence ATGACCCTGCAGCGGCGCCTGCTCGTCTACGTGCTGGTGTGCGCACCGCTCGTCTGGGCGGTGGCCTTCGCCGTCTCGTTCGACCGCGCACGCAGCGAAGTGGATGAACTCTTCGACACGCAGCTGATGCGCATGGTGCGGCAAGTGCATGCCTTGCTGCCGCCCGATGGCGATGCCACCCGCATCTCGTTCGCCGCCCTGCCGACCGCCCCCGACGCGGGCACGGCCGACAGCGGTGCGGCCGACCTGCGCGACCTCACGATCGCGGTCTGGGATCGCAGCGGCCGCCGCGTGCTCGACCGCGACGGCATCGCCATGCCCTATCGGCCCGGCCACAGCGGCTTTGTCGACGAGACGATCGGCCCGGACGCCTGGCGCGTGTACTACCTGCCGGCGGGCGAATGGCTGGTGGCGGCGGGGCAGCGCCACCACGAACGCGACGAGCTGGTGATCGACGTGACGCTCAGCCAATTGCTGCCGTGGTTGCTGATGCTGCCGGTGCTCGTGCTCGCGCTGGCCTGGGCCGTGCGGCGAGCCCTGGCCCCGATGCAGGGGCTGGTGCGCCAGCTCTCGCGCCGCGACGCCGACGACCTCACCCCCATCGGCAGCAACGGTCAGCCCGGCGAACTGCAACCGCTGCTCGCCGCCATGAACGGCCTTTTCGCGCGGGTGGCCGACGTGCTGGCGCGCGAGCGGCGGTTCACCGGCGACGCCGCGCACGAGCTGCGTACGCCGCTGGCCGCACTGCGGGCGCAGTGGGACGTGGTGCGCCGCGCCGCCCCGGGCCCGGCGCGCGCCCAGGCCGAGGCACGGCTCGCCGCCGGGCTCGACCGCATGGACCGCCTCGTCGCGCAGCTGCTGATGCTCTCGCGCGTGGAGTCGCTGCGCAGCGCCGGGGTCCCGGCCGCCGACGAAGTGAACTGGAGAGCCGTCGTCGAGGAGGCGGTGGTCGACTGCCTGCCCCTGGCCGAGCGGCGCCACGTCGAGATCAGCTGCGACTGGCCGGCCGACGAAACGCACGCCCTGCCGATGCTCGGCAGCACGGCGCTGCTGACGGTGATGCTGCGCAACCTGCTCGACAACGCGGTGCGCTACGCCACGCCACACACGACGGTGAAGATGACGATCGCGGAGATGGCGCTGTCGATCGAAAACGCCAGCACGGCCCTCGCACCCGACCACCTCGCGCGGCTCGGTGAGCGTTTCCACCGGCCGGAGGGCCAGGCCGAACCGGGCAGCGGCCTCGGGATCTCGATCGCCCAGCGCATCGCCACCTTGCACGGCCTCACGCTGAGCTTCGGCCCGAAGGCCGACGGCACCGGCTTCTGCGCCACCGCACGCTTCGGCACGGCCGCGAAACCGCCCACGCAAGGCTGA
- a CDS encoding response regulator transcription factor, giving the protein MRVLVIEDDRPLGEALAEGLRQLGHAVDWFTTGTEADSALGVAPYDAIVLDLGLPQRDGLSWLTEWRRRAIHVPVMVLTARDAVEQRIEGLDAGADDYLVKPITIDELAARLRALVRRASGARTQSVWQHGALSFNAAARTVAWQGQPADLTAREMAVLEVLMLHPHRVLSKAALLEKLYDWSRSEPDANSLEVHIHHLRRKLDPCVVRTVRGVGYALGACEPSSATRAER; this is encoded by the coding sequence ATGCGTGTGCTGGTGATCGAAGACGATCGCCCCCTTGGCGAAGCGCTGGCCGAGGGGCTGCGCCAGCTCGGCCATGCGGTCGACTGGTTCACGACCGGCACCGAGGCCGACAGCGCGCTCGGCGTCGCCCCGTACGACGCCATCGTGCTCGACCTCGGCCTGCCGCAGCGCGATGGCCTCTCGTGGCTGACCGAATGGCGCCGCCGTGCCATCCACGTGCCGGTGATGGTGCTGACGGCGCGCGACGCGGTCGAGCAGCGCATCGAGGGGCTGGACGCCGGCGCCGACGACTACCTCGTCAAGCCCATCACGATCGACGAACTGGCGGCCCGCCTGCGGGCGCTGGTGCGGCGCGCCTCCGGCGCCCGCACGCAGTCGGTGTGGCAGCACGGCGCGCTGTCGTTCAACGCGGCGGCGCGCACCGTCGCCTGGCAAGGCCAGCCCGCCGACCTGACCGCCCGCGAGATGGCCGTGCTCGAAGTGCTGATGCTGCACCCGCACCGCGTGCTGTCGAAGGCCGCGCTGCTCGAAAAGCTCTACGACTGGTCGCGCAGCGAACCCGACGCCAACTCGCTGGAGGTGCACATCCACCACCTGCGGCGCAAGCTCGACCCCTGCGTGGTGCGCACGGTGCGGGGTGTGGGGTATGCGCTCGGTGCCTGCGAGCCCTCCTCCGCCACCCGCGCCGAACGATGA
- a CDS encoding SDR family oxidoreductase: MKAADARVVLTGAAGGIGQAVAQRLAHSGAALMLVGRSPARLAAQARSLAAATGTDPADASHIAWCVADVTQPQALARLAEEAAAWRCNVLVHGAGVPAFGPFADLDTALMQSLIDTNLVAPMRLTQALLPHLRRQPRAQVVCIGSALGRIGLPGFAAYSATKFGLRGFAEALRRELADTPVLVQYLGPRSTRTGFNDARIEAYLAATGAALDPPARVGDALLQLLESERAERYVGYPESIAVRLNAIANSWLDGAFRKHRRNLQPHT; the protein is encoded by the coding sequence ATGAAGGCCGCCGACGCCCGTGTGGTGCTCACCGGCGCGGCCGGCGGCATCGGCCAGGCCGTCGCACAGCGGCTGGCGCACTCGGGTGCCGCGCTGATGCTGGTGGGCCGTTCTCCGGCGCGGCTCGCCGCCCAGGCGCGCAGCCTGGCCGCGGCCACCGGCACCGACCCCGCCGATGCATCGCACATCGCGTGGTGCGTGGCCGACGTCACCCAGCCGCAGGCCCTGGCGCGGCTGGCCGAGGAAGCCGCGGCCTGGCGCTGCAACGTGCTCGTGCATGGCGCCGGCGTGCCCGCCTTCGGGCCCTTCGCCGATCTCGACACGGCGCTCATGCAGTCGCTCATCGACACCAACCTCGTCGCCCCGATGCGCCTCACGCAGGCCTTGCTGCCGCACCTGCGCCGCCAGCCGCGGGCGCAGGTGGTGTGCATCGGCTCGGCGCTCGGCCGCATCGGCCTGCCGGGCTTCGCCGCCTACAGCGCCACCAAGTTCGGCCTGCGCGGCTTTGCCGAGGCCTTGCGCCGCGAACTGGCCGACACGCCGGTGCTCGTGCAATACCTCGGCCCACGCAGCACGCGCACCGGCTTCAACGATGCGCGCATCGAGGCCTACCTTGCCGCCACCGGCGCCGCACTCGACCCGCCCGCCCGCGTGGGCGACGCGCTGCTGCAGCTGCTGGAAAGCGAGCGCGCCGAGCGCTACGTCGGCTACCCCGAATCGATCGCGGTGCGGCTCAACGCGATCGCCAACTCATGGCTCGACGGGGCCTTTCGCAAGCACCGCCGCAACCTGCAACCCCACACCTGA
- a CDS encoding AMP-binding protein: protein MSTTTTPLLIEDERVCWTRAQFDAAVSTCAAQLAAAAPSGRIATLLDNSAAWAVLDRACAQAGLVHVPLPAFFTAAQVQHALQAGGVGTLVTESRAGEPVNLTVATRALRLTHQSHAAYAVPAGTSKITFTSGTTGTPKGVCLGEAALQRVAEGLAEALRPLHITRHLCALPLPVLLENIAGLLAPFVVGATCVIRPLHELGLTGSSRFDPAAFDRAVRTHEPHSLVLLPQMLRAWAGWLHASRQPAPASLRFVAVGGAAVGPKLLALARAVGLPAYEGYGLSEAASVQTLNLPGADRPGSVGRPLPHARVRLNTSGEVEIAGSLFLGYTGEPVAPISEWLPTGDLGTLDADGFLHLQGRRKHVLITAYGRNVSPEWVETALRDEPAVLQAVVFGDGEPALWAVLWPVDPQADDTVLDVAVAAANQTLPDYARIGRWVRAAAPFDAASGLATPNGRPRREAIERLHATSTSLITTDMTFHDQLGFDTTGARSMLLSAPIIHACLQGRVSLPSYLEFLTQAYHHVRHTVPLLQACRAALPPRLAWMQPALDEYIAEEAGHDEWILDDIRAAGGDAEAVRHGAPGQATEVMVAYAYDAIARRHPLMFLGMVYVLEGTSVSLALMAADQIQQALGLPDKAFTYLRSHGTLDREHVDHFAELVNRLTSEDDKAAVVHAANVFFKLYGDVFRGLPMPQAEAVA, encoded by the coding sequence ATGAGCACCACCACGACCCCGTTGCTGATCGAAGACGAGCGCGTGTGCTGGACCCGCGCGCAGTTCGACGCCGCGGTGAGCACCTGCGCCGCGCAACTCGCCGCCGCGGCCCCGAGCGGACGGATCGCCACGCTGCTCGACAACTCGGCGGCCTGGGCCGTGCTCGACCGCGCCTGCGCGCAGGCGGGTCTGGTGCATGTGCCACTGCCGGCTTTCTTCACCGCCGCCCAAGTGCAGCATGCGCTGCAGGCAGGCGGCGTCGGCACGCTCGTCACCGAGTCGCGCGCCGGCGAGCCGGTCAACCTCACCGTGGCCACACGCGCGCTGCGCCTCACGCACCAGTCCCACGCCGCGTACGCAGTGCCCGCCGGCACCTCGAAGATCACCTTCACCTCCGGCACCACCGGCACGCCAAAAGGCGTGTGCCTCGGCGAAGCGGCCTTGCAGCGCGTGGCCGAAGGCCTGGCCGAGGCGCTGCGGCCACTTCACATCACCCGCCACCTGTGCGCGCTGCCCTTGCCGGTGCTGCTGGAAAACATCGCCGGGCTGCTCGCGCCGTTTGTGGTGGGGGCGACCTGCGTCATCCGGCCGCTGCACGAACTTGGCCTCACCGGCTCGTCGCGCTTCGACCCCGCGGCCTTCGACCGCGCGGTGCGCACCCATGAACCGCACAGCCTGGTGCTGCTGCCGCAGATGCTGCGCGCGTGGGCCGGCTGGCTGCACGCCAGCCGCCAGCCGGCACCGGCGTCGCTGCGCTTCGTCGCCGTCGGCGGGGCCGCCGTCGGGCCCAAGCTGCTCGCGCTGGCGCGTGCCGTCGGCCTGCCGGCCTATGAAGGTTATGGCCTCTCCGAAGCCGCCTCGGTGCAGACCTTGAACCTGCCCGGAGCCGACCGCCCCGGCAGCGTCGGCCGGCCGCTGCCACACGCGCGGGTGCGCCTCAACACGAGCGGCGAGGTCGAGATCGCCGGCTCGCTCTTCCTCGGCTACACCGGCGAGCCAGTCGCGCCTATCAGCGAATGGCTGCCGACCGGTGACCTCGGCACGCTCGACGCCGACGGCTTTCTGCACCTGCAGGGCCGCCGCAAGCATGTGCTGATCACGGCCTATGGGCGCAACGTGTCGCCCGAGTGGGTCGAGACGGCGCTGCGCGACGAGCCGGCGGTGCTGCAGGCGGTGGTCTTCGGCGACGGCGAACCGGCGCTGTGGGCGGTGCTGTGGCCCGTCGACCCGCAGGCGGACGACACGGTGCTCGACGTTGCCGTCGCCGCCGCCAACCAGACGCTGCCCGACTACGCGCGCATCGGCCGCTGGGTGCGCGCCGCCGCGCCCTTCGATGCAGCCTCGGGCCTCGCCACCCCCAACGGGCGCCCGCGGCGCGAGGCGATCGAGCGACTGCACGCCACCTCCACCTCCCTCATCACCACCGACATGACATTCCACGACCAGCTCGGCTTCGACACCACCGGCGCACGCAGCATGCTGCTGAGCGCGCCCATCATCCACGCCTGCCTGCAGGGCCGGGTCTCGCTGCCGAGCTACCTCGAGTTCCTGACGCAGGCCTACCACCACGTGCGCCACACGGTGCCGCTGCTGCAGGCCTGCCGCGCCGCCCTGCCCCCGCGGCTGGCATGGATGCAGCCCGCGCTCGACGAGTACATCGCCGAAGAAGCGGGCCACGACGAATGGATCCTCGACGACATCCGCGCCGCAGGCGGCGATGCGGAGGCGGTGCGCCACGGTGCGCCGGGTCAGGCGACCGAGGTCATGGTCGCCTACGCGTACGACGCCATCGCGCGGCGGCACCCGTTGATGTTCCTCGGCATGGTCTATGTGCTCGAAGGCACCAGCGTGTCGCTCGCGCTGATGGCGGCCGACCAGATCCAGCAGGCGCTCGGCCTGCCCGACAAGGCGTTCACCTACCTGCGCTCGCACGGAACGCTCGACCGCGAGCATGTGGACCACTTCGCCGAACTCGTCAACCGCCTCACCTCGGAAGACGACAAAGCCGCGGTGGTGCACGCCGCAAACGTGTTCTTCAAGCTCTACGGCGACGTGTTCCGCGGCCTGCCCATGCCGCAGGCGGAGGCCGTCGCATGA
- a CDS encoding thermostable hemolysin, whose product MQAHRRHTPDTPGAPCPACRFEQHTHASPRRGDVEALIRTVYRRRYDADPAAFTPMLVSLSDAQGPVAAAGYRPAHQEPLFLERYLDRPVEHCLPASAAGRVTREQIVEVGHLAALRAGDGRRLIHCLTQHLVNEGYTWVVSTVTRELRQLFSRLGITPLALGAAHAEALGDERLRWGRYYDHEPVILAGHLPQAIGRLDAAQRRCHQGDTLAFPHEAPQP is encoded by the coding sequence ATGCAAGCCCACCGCCGCCACACGCCCGACACGCCGGGCGCGCCCTGCCCGGCCTGTCGTTTCGAGCAGCACACGCATGCCTCGCCGCGCCGCGGCGATGTCGAAGCGCTGATCCGCACGGTCTACCGCCGCCGCTACGACGCCGACCCTGCGGCGTTCACGCCCATGCTGGTGAGCCTATCGGACGCGCAGGGCCCGGTCGCCGCCGCAGGCTACCGGCCGGCGCACCAGGAGCCGCTGTTCCTCGAACGCTACCTCGACCGGCCCGTCGAACACTGTCTGCCGGCGAGCGCCGCGGGCCGCGTGACGCGCGAGCAGATCGTCGAAGTGGGCCACCTCGCGGCCCTGCGCGCGGGCGATGGGCGCCGGCTGATCCACTGCCTCACGCAGCACCTCGTCAACGAGGGCTACACCTGGGTGGTGAGCACGGTGACGCGCGAGTTGCGGCAGCTGTTCTCGCGCCTCGGCATCACGCCGCTGGCCCTGGGCGCGGCCCATGCCGAAGCGCTTGGCGACGAGCGGTTGCGCTGGGGCCGCTACTACGACCACGAGCCGGTGATCCTCGCCGGCCACCTGCCGCAGGCCATCGGCCGGCTCGACGCCGCCCAGCGCCGCTGCCACCAGGGCGACACGCTGGCCTTCCCGCACGAGGCGCCGCAGCCATGA
- the arsA gene encoding arsenical pump-driving ATPase, translating into MDSKVPGFLRHPTRYLFFTGKGGVGKTSLSTAAALALADAGQKVLLVSTDAASNLDEMLGIELRNTPVPVPGAPGLSVLNIDPDNAAESYRRRVLAQMGVGASDEERSTVREQLSGACTTEIASFDEFASLLSGDGEPYDHVVFDTAPTGHTLRLLSLPGAWTGFLKGNDRGASCLGPHSGLKMQELRFKAALDALSDSARTTVILVTRPDKAAIAEAARTAGELKALGLSNQRLVVNGVFHASQRSDEVACAIEDLGQQALDGMPEVLRKLAQDRVPLRPFDMVGLPALRALLFDGPAGAAVPAITQGPVAGPVDRLPGLGELADELAAAGHGLIMVMGKGGVGKTTVAAALALGLVERGKAVHLSTTDPAAHLADTLDGEVPGLKVSRIDPKVETRNYIDKIMAARSPGLDAQEQALLLEDLQSPCTEEVAVFHAFSRVVSEGRSAFVVLDTAPTGHSMLLMDATGAYHRQMTREFEGHGAAHIVTPLMRLQDPAFTKIILVTLPEVTPVSQAAALQEDLRRARIEPYAWVLNRSVLAAGTHDPLLAARLDGERRQVERISAGLARRLFTLPWLAVPPVGRGELTRLVSRGASGHQHGGALQAAGA; encoded by the coding sequence ATGGACAGCAAGGTGCCGGGGTTCCTGCGTCATCCGACGCGCTATCTCTTTTTCACCGGCAAGGGTGGTGTGGGCAAGACCTCGCTGTCGACCGCCGCGGCCTTGGCCCTGGCGGATGCGGGCCAGAAGGTCCTGCTCGTCAGCACCGATGCGGCGTCGAACCTCGACGAGATGCTGGGCATCGAGCTTCGCAACACCCCTGTGCCGGTACCCGGTGCACCCGGGCTCTCGGTGTTGAACATCGATCCCGACAACGCAGCCGAGTCGTACCGGCGGCGTGTGCTGGCGCAGATGGGAGTGGGGGCCAGCGACGAGGAACGCTCGACCGTGCGCGAGCAGCTGTCGGGTGCCTGCACCACCGAGATCGCCTCTTTCGACGAGTTCGCTTCGCTCTTGTCCGGTGATGGCGAGCCTTACGACCACGTCGTCTTCGACACGGCTCCGACAGGGCACACGCTGAGGCTGCTGAGCCTGCCCGGGGCCTGGACGGGGTTCCTGAAGGGAAACGACCGAGGTGCCTCCTGTCTCGGGCCTCATTCGGGATTGAAGATGCAGGAGTTGCGGTTCAAGGCCGCGCTCGATGCCTTGAGCGACTCCGCCCGCACGACGGTGATCCTGGTGACGCGCCCCGACAAGGCGGCGATTGCCGAGGCGGCGCGCACCGCAGGCGAGCTGAAGGCGCTGGGCCTGAGCAACCAGCGGCTGGTCGTCAACGGCGTCTTTCACGCGAGCCAGCGCAGCGACGAGGTGGCCTGCGCCATCGAAGACCTCGGACAGCAGGCGCTCGACGGCATGCCCGAGGTGTTGCGCAAACTGGCCCAGGACCGTGTGCCGCTTCGGCCCTTCGACATGGTCGGCCTGCCCGCCCTGCGTGCGCTGCTCTTCGACGGGCCCGCTGGGGCCGCCGTCCCTGCCATCACACAAGGGCCGGTTGCCGGGCCCGTGGATCGGCTCCCGGGGTTGGGGGAACTGGCCGATGAACTGGCCGCGGCCGGGCACGGGCTCATCATGGTGATGGGCAAGGGAGGCGTCGGCAAGACCACCGTGGCCGCCGCGCTGGCCCTGGGCCTGGTCGAGCGCGGGAAGGCCGTGCACCTGAGCACCACCGATCCGGCCGCGCACCTGGCGGACACGCTCGACGGCGAGGTGCCGGGGCTCAAGGTCAGCCGCATCGACCCGAAGGTCGAGACCCGGAACTACATCGACAAGATCATGGCGGCCAGATCACCCGGCCTCGACGCGCAGGAACAGGCGCTGCTGCTCGAAGACCTGCAGTCGCCCTGCACCGAAGAAGTGGCCGTCTTCCATGCCTTTTCGCGAGTCGTCAGCGAGGGCCGCAGTGCGTTCGTGGTGCTCGACACCGCGCCCACCGGCCACTCGATGCTGCTGATGGACGCCACCGGCGCCTATCACCGGCAGATGACGCGAGAGTTCGAGGGTCACGGTGCCGCGCACATCGTCACTCCGCTGATGCGGCTGCAAGACCCCGCGTTCACGAAGATCATTCTGGTCACGCTGCCGGAGGTCACGCCGGTGTCGCAGGCGGCTGCCTTGCAGGAGGACCTGCGCCGTGCCCGCATCGAGCCCTATGCATGGGTGCTCAACCGCAGCGTGCTGGCCGCCGGCACACACGACCCGCTGCTGGCGGCACGTCTGGACGGCGAGCGCCGGCAGGTGGAGCGCATCTCCGCAGGGTTGGCGCGGCGCCTCTTCACGCTCCCCTGGCTGGCGGTGCCGCCGGTGGGGCGTGGCGAGTTGACGAGGCTCGTGTCCCGGGGAGCGTCAGGGCACCAGCACGGCGGCGCCTTGCAGGCGGCCGGCGCGTAG
- a CDS encoding zinc-dependent alcohol dehydrogenase family protein, with the protein MRAMVYRGGGRALALESWPLPEPGRGEMRIKVLACGVCRTDLHIVDGELPLHGDHVIPGHEVVGEVECLGDGVTGHRLGERVGVPWLGWTCGECEHCTHGRENLCGRALFTGHTRDGGYASHIVVKSDYAIPLPDAADPLRTAPLMCAGLIGWRALRAAGDARVIGLYGFGASAHLVAQVAIAQGRMVFAMTRPGDTRRQQFARSLGATWAGGTDATPPQPLDAAILFAPDGALVPLALSHVRPGGTVVCAGIHMSDIPSFPYATLWGERTLRSVANLTRADATGFFAFVHDHPLQVEVTPYPLAQANEALDALRAGRLQGAAVLVP; encoded by the coding sequence ATGCGCGCGATGGTGTATCGCGGTGGCGGTCGTGCGCTCGCACTCGAATCGTGGCCGCTGCCCGAGCCCGGCCGCGGCGAGATGCGGATCAAGGTGCTGGCCTGCGGCGTGTGCCGCACCGACCTGCACATCGTCGACGGCGAGCTGCCGCTGCACGGTGACCACGTCATCCCCGGGCACGAGGTGGTGGGCGAGGTCGAGTGCCTCGGCGACGGCGTGACCGGGCACCGGCTCGGCGAGCGGGTGGGCGTGCCGTGGCTCGGCTGGACCTGCGGCGAGTGCGAGCACTGCACCCACGGGCGCGAGAACCTCTGCGGCCGCGCGCTCTTCACCGGGCACACGCGCGACGGCGGCTATGCCTCGCACATCGTCGTGAAAAGCGACTACGCCATCCCGCTGCCCGATGCGGCCGACCCGCTTCGCACGGCACCGCTGATGTGCGCCGGGCTCATCGGCTGGCGCGCGCTGCGTGCAGCGGGCGACGCACGCGTCATCGGCCTCTACGGCTTCGGGGCATCGGCGCACCTGGTGGCCCAGGTCGCCATCGCACAAGGCCGCATGGTGTTCGCGATGACACGCCCGGGCGACACGCGGCGCCAGCAGTTCGCGCGCTCTCTCGGCGCCACCTGGGCCGGCGGCACCGACGCCACGCCACCGCAGCCCCTCGACGCCGCGATCCTCTTCGCGCCCGACGGCGCGCTGGTGCCGCTCGCGCTGTCGCACGTGCGGCCCGGCGGCACCGTGGTGTGCGCCGGCATCCACATGAGCGACATCCCGTCGTTCCCCTACGCCACGCTCTGGGGCGAGCGCACGCTGCGCTCGGTGGCCAACCTCACGCGGGCCGATGCGACCGGCTTCTTCGCCTTCGTGCACGACCACCCTTTGCAGGTGGAGGTGACGCCCTACCCGCTTGCGCAGGCCAACGAGGCGCTCGACGCGCTACGCGCCGGCCGCCTGCAAGGCGCCGCCGTGCTGGTGCCCTGA
- a CDS encoding murein L,D-transpeptidase, producing the protein MVLAMAVAAATAQVPLREAFARSVPNALDPPDVVVASYAVLLDDVLGRYDIYLPRDQFVLLVDSAPAVQALLLMWGSSTSGWSLVGAAPVSTGLPGRFEHFVTPLGAFEHSLANPDFRAEGTRNALGIRGYGVKGSRVYDFGWVPARKGWGDHAWSVMRLQVHSTDPDVLEPRLGTAQSKGCIRIPAAVNELVDLHGVLDAGYDEALDAGQRLWVLRPDRQPHAGAGRWLVLIDSEAVLRPGWVPPPLQSPEPLRLEADQPARPGTAR; encoded by the coding sequence GTGGTGCTGGCCATGGCGGTGGCAGCGGCGACCGCGCAGGTGCCGCTGCGCGAGGCCTTCGCCCGCTCGGTGCCGAATGCGCTCGACCCGCCCGATGTCGTGGTGGCCAGCTATGCGGTGCTGCTCGACGACGTGCTCGGCCGCTACGATATCTACCTGCCGCGCGATCAGTTCGTGCTGCTGGTGGACAGCGCCCCGGCGGTGCAGGCCCTGCTGCTGATGTGGGGCAGCAGCACCTCGGGCTGGTCGCTGGTGGGTGCCGCGCCGGTGTCCACCGGCCTGCCCGGGCGCTTCGAGCATTTCGTGACGCCGTTGGGCGCATTCGAGCATTCCCTCGCGAACCCGGATTTCCGCGCCGAAGGCACGCGCAATGCCCTGGGCATCCGCGGCTACGGCGTGAAGGGGTCGCGGGTGTACGACTTCGGCTGGGTGCCTGCCCGCAAGGGCTGGGGCGACCACGCCTGGAGCGTGATGCGCCTGCAGGTGCATTCCACCGACCCCGACGTCCTGGAGCCGCGGCTCGGCACGGCCCAATCGAAGGGCTGCATCCGCATCCCGGCGGCGGTCAACGAACTGGTCGACCTGCACGGTGTGCTGGATGCCGGATACGACGAGGCGCTCGACGCCGGCCAACGCCTGTGGGTGCTGCGGCCCGACCGGCAACCCCATGCGGGCGCCGGGCGCTGGCTGGTCTTGATCGACTCCGAAGCGGTGTTGCGGCCCGGCTGGGTCCCACCACCGCTCCAGAGCCCCGAGCCGCTGCGGCTTGAGGCAGATCAGCCGGCACGGCCGGGCACGGCTCGATGA